A window from Malania oleifera isolate guangnan ecotype guangnan chromosome 7, ASM2987363v1, whole genome shotgun sequence encodes these proteins:
- the LOC131159377 gene encoding ribonuclease J isoform X3, with translation MATKITLVIPALDPRTPVFASSFTMELIKKRLKEFGIFVPSRLRLFRTRRKFIAGPFEIEPIRVTHSIPDCCGLVLRCADGTILHTGDWKIDESPRDGKVFDREALEELSKEGVTLMMSDSTNILSPGRTISESVVADSLLRHISAAKGRVITTQFASNIHRLGSVKAAADLTGRKLVFVGMSLRTYLDAAWKDGKAPMDPSTLVKAEDIDAYAPKDLLIVTTGSQAEPRAALNLASYGGSHSLKLSKEDIILYSAKVIPGNEARVMKMLNRISEIGSTILMGKNEALHTSGHGHRGELEEVLKIVKPQHFVPIHGELLFLKEHELLGKSIGIRHTTVIKNGEMLGVSHLRNRRVLSNGFMSLGKENLQLMYSDGDKAFGTSSELCIEERLRISSDGIIVVSMEILRPQSVDDIVENSIKGKIKITTRCLWLDKGKLLDALHKAAHAALSSCPVNCPLAHIEKTVSEMLRKMVRKYSSKRPEVIAVAFENPAAVISDEIEARISGKSYVGFAASALRKGVDRHARKIRSNRTHEEEDSGPVHLEDTPLHDVEVFYAGGRVDRLLPEEDTTTTSSGLTQGLLSISEDNDAFWESYVASSSPVDQLFKNNNGHIPQEKNPVTLKKDVPESSEDDSVETSNSQLKSSKSARRKKWRPEEVKKLIVMRGDLHSRFQVARGRMALWEEISESLLADGFNRTPGQCKSLWASLIQKHEEIKSGRKGKKSWPYYEDVNRILLNVEGAATK, from the exons GTTATCCCGGCATTGGATCCCCGTACACCAGTATTTGCGTCTTCCTTCACGATGGAG TTGATAAAAAAACGTTTAAAGGAGTTTGGCATCTTTGTTCCATCGAGGCTAAGGTTGTTTAGAACAAGGAGGAAATTCATTGCCGGACCATTTGAAATAGAGCCTATTAGGGTCACCCATTCTATTCCTGATTGCTGTGGACTGGTTCTACGTTGTGCTGATGGTACAATTCTTCATACTGGTGATTGGAAG ATTGATGAGTCACCAAGGGATGGAAAGGTTTTTGACCGTGAAGCCTTAGAGGAGCTCTCAAAAGAAGGAGTTACATTA ATGATGAGTGACTCCACGAATATTCTCTCGCCTGGAAGGACAATTAGTGAGTCTGTTGTGGCAGATTCATTACTAAGGCACATTTCAGCGGCTAAAGGAAGGGTTATTACCACTCAATTTGCATCAAATATACATCGTCTTGGAAGTGTAAAAGCTGCAGCTGATCTAACTGGTAGAAAATTG gTATTTGTTGGCATGTCATTAAGGACATATCTGGATGCTGCTTGGAAGGATGGAAAGGCGCCAATGGATCCCTCAACTTTG GTGAAAGCGGAAGACATTGATGCCTATGCTCCAAAGGATTTGCTAATTGTCACAACAGGCTCTCAA GCAGAGCCACGTGCTGCTCTAAATCTTGCTTCATATGGGGGTAGTCATTCCCTGAAACTGAGCAAGGAAGACATAATTTTATACTCAGCTAAG GTAATCCCTGGCAATGAAGCTCGGGTAATGAAAATGCTAAACCGTATATCAGAGATTGGTTCAACAATACTAATGGGTAAGAATGAGGCACTGCACACATCTGGTCATGGTCATCGTGGGGAATTG GAGGAAGTACTTAAGATTGTGAAGCCGCAACATTTTGTGCCCATCCATGGAGAACTCTTGTTCCTGAAAGAGCATGAATTGCTTGGAAAGTCAATTGGCATTCGTCACACAACT GTTATAAAGAATGGAGAGATGCTTGGTGTCTCACATTTGAGGAATAGAAGAGTTCTGTCTAATGGTTTTATGTCCTTAGGGAAGGAAAATTTGCAG CTAATGTACAGTGATGGGGATAAAGCATTTGGCACATCATCTGAACTCTGCATTGAAGAAAGGCTAAGAATTTCTTCAGATGGTATTATTGTGgtcag CATGGAAATTCTGCGCCCTCAAAGTGTTGATGATATAGTTGAAAACAGCattaaaggaaaaataaaaatcaccACACGTTGCTTATGGCTTGACAAAGGGAAGCTTTTAGATGCTCTCCACAAAGCTGCACATGCTGCACTTTCAAGCTGTCCTGTGAATTGTCCTCTAGCACATATTGAAAAAACCGTCTCTGAGATGTTGAGAAAAATGGTAAGGAAGTACAGCAGTAAAAGGCCTGAAGTTATTGCAGTTGCTTTTGAGAACCCAGCGGCAGTGATCTCTGATGAGATCGAGGCTAGGATAtctggaaaatcatatgttggtTTTGCTGCATCAGCATTGAGGAAGGGGGTTGACAGGCATGCAAGGAAAATACGGTCAAACAGGACGCATGAGGAAGAAGACAGTGGGCCCGTGCATCTAGAGGACACTCCACTGCATGATGTAGAAG TGTTTTATGCAGGTGGCAGAGTTGATAGACTACTACCTGAGGAGGATACTACTACTACAAGTTCTGGCTTGACTCAGGGACTTTTATCCATTTCAGAGGACAACGATGCTTTCTGGGAATCATATGTAGCCTCATCATCACCTGTTGACCAATTGTTTAAGAATAATAATGGTCATATTCCACAAGAAAAAAATCCTGTGACGCTGAAGAAAGATGTCCCTGAAAGCAGTGAAGATGACTCTGTTGAAACATCAAATTCTCAACTAAAGTCTTCCAAGTCTGCGAGACGGAAAAAATGGAGACCTGAGGAGGTTAAGAAGCTAATTGTGATGCGAGGAGACTTGCATAGCAGATTTCAAGTTGCGAGGGGGAGAATGGCCTTGTGGGAAGAGATATCAGAAAGCCTGTTGGCTGATGGGTTCAATCGAACTCCTGGGCAGTGCAAATCTTTATGGGCATCCTTGATTCAGAAGCATgag
- the LOC131159377 gene encoding ribonuclease J isoform X4 has translation MATKITLVIPALDPRTPVFASSFTMELIKKRLKEFGIFVPSRLRLFRTRRKFIAGPFEIEPIRVTHSIPDCCGLVLRCADGTILHTGDWKIDESPRDGKVFDREALEELSKEGVTLMMSDSTNILSPGRTISESVVADSLLRHISAAKGRVITTQFASNIHRLGSVKAAADLTGRKLVFVGMSLRTYLDAAWKDGKAPMDPSTLVKAEDIDAYAPKDLLIVTTGSQAEPRAALNLASYGGSHSLKLSKEDIILYSAKVIPGNEARVMKMLNRISEIGSTILMGKNEALHTSGHGHRGELEEVLKIVKPQHFVPIHGELLFLKEHELLGKSIGIRHTTVIKNGEMLGVSHLRNRRVLSNGFMSLGKENLQLMYSDGDKAFGTSSELCIEERLRISSDGIIVVSMEILRPQSVDDIVENSIKGKIKITTRCLWLDKGKLLDALHKAAHAALSSCPVNCPLAHIEKTVSEMLRKMVRKYSSKRPEVIAVAFENPAAVISDEIEARISGKSYVGFAASALRKGVDRHARKIRSNRTHEEEDSGPVHLEDTPLHDVEGGRVDRLLPEEDTTTTSSGLTQGLLSISEDNDAFWESYVASSSPVDQLFKNNNGHIPQEKNPVTLKKDVPESSEDDSVETSNSQLKSSKSARRKKWRPEEVKKLIVMRGDLHSRFQVARGRMALWEEISESLLADGFNRTPGQCKSLWASLIQKHEEIKSGRKGKKSWPYYEDVNRILLNVEGAATK, from the exons GTTATCCCGGCATTGGATCCCCGTACACCAGTATTTGCGTCTTCCTTCACGATGGAG TTGATAAAAAAACGTTTAAAGGAGTTTGGCATCTTTGTTCCATCGAGGCTAAGGTTGTTTAGAACAAGGAGGAAATTCATTGCCGGACCATTTGAAATAGAGCCTATTAGGGTCACCCATTCTATTCCTGATTGCTGTGGACTGGTTCTACGTTGTGCTGATGGTACAATTCTTCATACTGGTGATTGGAAG ATTGATGAGTCACCAAGGGATGGAAAGGTTTTTGACCGTGAAGCCTTAGAGGAGCTCTCAAAAGAAGGAGTTACATTA ATGATGAGTGACTCCACGAATATTCTCTCGCCTGGAAGGACAATTAGTGAGTCTGTTGTGGCAGATTCATTACTAAGGCACATTTCAGCGGCTAAAGGAAGGGTTATTACCACTCAATTTGCATCAAATATACATCGTCTTGGAAGTGTAAAAGCTGCAGCTGATCTAACTGGTAGAAAATTG gTATTTGTTGGCATGTCATTAAGGACATATCTGGATGCTGCTTGGAAGGATGGAAAGGCGCCAATGGATCCCTCAACTTTG GTGAAAGCGGAAGACATTGATGCCTATGCTCCAAAGGATTTGCTAATTGTCACAACAGGCTCTCAA GCAGAGCCACGTGCTGCTCTAAATCTTGCTTCATATGGGGGTAGTCATTCCCTGAAACTGAGCAAGGAAGACATAATTTTATACTCAGCTAAG GTAATCCCTGGCAATGAAGCTCGGGTAATGAAAATGCTAAACCGTATATCAGAGATTGGTTCAACAATACTAATGGGTAAGAATGAGGCACTGCACACATCTGGTCATGGTCATCGTGGGGAATTG GAGGAAGTACTTAAGATTGTGAAGCCGCAACATTTTGTGCCCATCCATGGAGAACTCTTGTTCCTGAAAGAGCATGAATTGCTTGGAAAGTCAATTGGCATTCGTCACACAACT GTTATAAAGAATGGAGAGATGCTTGGTGTCTCACATTTGAGGAATAGAAGAGTTCTGTCTAATGGTTTTATGTCCTTAGGGAAGGAAAATTTGCAG CTAATGTACAGTGATGGGGATAAAGCATTTGGCACATCATCTGAACTCTGCATTGAAGAAAGGCTAAGAATTTCTTCAGATGGTATTATTGTGgtcag CATGGAAATTCTGCGCCCTCAAAGTGTTGATGATATAGTTGAAAACAGCattaaaggaaaaataaaaatcaccACACGTTGCTTATGGCTTGACAAAGGGAAGCTTTTAGATGCTCTCCACAAAGCTGCACATGCTGCACTTTCAAGCTGTCCTGTGAATTGTCCTCTAGCACATATTGAAAAAACCGTCTCTGAGATGTTGAGAAAAATGGTAAGGAAGTACAGCAGTAAAAGGCCTGAAGTTATTGCAGTTGCTTTTGAGAACCCAGCGGCAGTGATCTCTGATGAGATCGAGGCTAGGATAtctggaaaatcatatgttggtTTTGCTGCATCAGCATTGAGGAAGGGGGTTGACAGGCATGCAAGGAAAATACGGTCAAACAGGACGCATGAGGAAGAAGACAGTGGGCCCGTGCATCTAGAGGACACTCCACTGCATGATGTAGAAG GTGGCAGAGTTGATAGACTACTACCTGAGGAGGATACTACTACTACAAGTTCTGGCTTGACTCAGGGACTTTTATCCATTTCAGAGGACAACGATGCTTTCTGGGAATCATATGTAGCCTCATCATCACCTGTTGACCAATTGTTTAAGAATAATAATGGTCATATTCCACAAGAAAAAAATCCTGTGACGCTGAAGAAAGATGTCCCTGAAAGCAGTGAAGATGACTCTGTTGAAACATCAAATTCTCAACTAAAGTCTTCCAAGTCTGCGAGACGGAAAAAATGGAGACCTGAGGAGGTTAAGAAGCTAATTGTGATGCGAGGAGACTTGCATAGCAGATTTCAAGTTGCGAGGGGGAGAATGGCCTTGTGGGAAGAGATATCAGAAAGCCTGTTGGCTGATGGGTTCAATCGAACTCCTGGGCAGTGCAAATCTTTATGGGCATCCTTGATTCAGAAGCATgag